A single region of the Leptolyngbyaceae cyanobacterium genome encodes:
- a CDS encoding adenylate/guanylate cyclase domain-containing protein, which yields MSSIMSTDLSDNQKGNILAIDDTPENLRLLSTMLTERGYEVRKAISGRAALTSVKVLLPDLILLDINMPEMDGYEVCTQLKACEETRDIPVIFISALDEVMDKVKAFGVGGADYITKPFKVEELIARVENQLTISRQRLSLQERTAQLEQEIKARQRAEEEVQLLLTINQAISSAPDFDTALEVALQQVCQTTNWIYGEAWIPTTDGSALVCSRCWYCDRAGNDPAVVAEIQRFREYSEILTFYPDEEIPGQVWTTRKSLCVADLSKMEDALLRLELATDCGLKAAFGVPIVPLGSKRQNIDLLSSQSPVLAVLVFFTLSTRSQDKRLCELVNVVAAQSGVVLQQKKVQAEMKALFAAMTDVVVVRDVSGRCLNVIPTSSENLYKPATEIIGRKVHEILPEAQADLILQAILEAVSTQKTVEIEYSLPIGGKDIWFAETVSPLSSETTILVARDITERKQAQSALQQEQEKSEQLLLNILPEAIADRLKENQGAIAENFNEVTILFADIVGFTPLSARITPTELVNLLNEIFSKFDELTEKHGLEKIKTIGDAYMVVGGLPVPKENSAEAIAEMALDMQAAIAHLQTKYREQLQIRIGINTGSVVAGVIGMKKFIYDLWGDAVNVASRMESSGIPGKIQVTEVSYQSLKNRYEFEKRGEVAVKGRGEMTTYWLVGKILAK from the coding sequence ATGTCTAGCATAATGTCCACGGATCTCAGCGATAACCAGAAAGGAAATATATTAGCCATTGATGATACCCCGGAAAACCTTCGCCTTTTATCCACAATGCTGACAGAGCGAGGGTACGAAGTTCGCAAAGCAATATCAGGTCGCGCGGCATTAACTTCGGTGAAGGTTTTATTACCAGACCTGATTTTGCTCGATATTAATATGCCGGAGATGGACGGTTATGAAGTTTGCACTCAATTGAAAGCTTGCGAAGAAACTCGTGACATTCCGGTGATTTTTATCAGCGCTTTAGATGAGGTAATGGATAAAGTAAAAGCCTTTGGTGTCGGTGGCGCAGACTACATTACCAAACCCTTTAAAGTTGAAGAACTGATCGCCCGCGTGGAAAATCAACTGACTATCTCGCGTCAGCGTTTATCGTTACAAGAGAGAACAGCACAGCTGGAACAGGAAATCAAAGCACGCCAACGCGCTGAAGAAGAAGTACAACTTTTATTAACAATCAATCAAGCTATTAGTAGCGCCCCAGATTTCGATACCGCTTTAGAGGTTGCCTTGCAGCAAGTTTGCCAAACAACCAATTGGATTTATGGCGAAGCTTGGATTCCCACTACCGATGGGTCAGCATTAGTATGCAGTCGGTGTTGGTATTGCGATCGCGCGGGGAACGATCCCGCCGTAGTAGCCGAGATCCAGCGTTTTCGAGAATACAGCGAAATACTCACCTTCTATCCCGACGAAGAAATTCCCGGACAAGTCTGGACAACCCGAAAATCCTTATGTGTTGCCGATCTCAGCAAAATGGAGGACGCGCTCCTGAGATTGGAATTAGCAACTGATTGCGGCTTAAAAGCTGCTTTTGGCGTACCTATCGTCCCTCTGGGAAGCAAGCGCCAAAATATAGATTTGCTCAGTTCTCAATCCCCTGTTTTGGCGGTGCTGGTGTTTTTTACCTTATCAACGCGATCGCAAGATAAGCGGTTATGCGAATTAGTTAATGTGGTAGCGGCTCAGTCAGGAGTTGTACTGCAACAGAAGAAAGTCCAAGCAGAAATGAAAGCACTGTTTGCGGCGATGACGGATGTGGTAGTAGTTCGGGATGTTTCTGGACGTTGCCTGAATGTTATCCCAACCAGTAGCGAAAATTTGTACAAACCTGCAACAGAAATTATTGGCAGAAAAGTCCACGAAATTTTGCCGGAAGCCCAAGCCGATTTAATTCTCCAAGCAATTCTCGAAGCAGTTTCCACGCAAAAAACCGTTGAAATTGAATACAGTTTGCCAATAGGAGGCAAAGATATTTGGTTTGCAGAGACGGTTTCACCGCTTTCTTCTGAAACGACGATTTTGGTGGCGCGGGACATCACCGAGCGCAAGCAAGCCCAGTCAGCGCTGCAACAAGAGCAAGAAAAGTCAGAACAATTATTACTGAATATTTTGCCAGAGGCGATCGCCGATCGATTGAAAGAAAATCAAGGTGCAATCGCTGAAAATTTCAATGAAGTTACCATTTTATTTGCCGATATTGTCGGTTTTACTCCCCTGTCGGCGCGAATCACCCCGACTGAATTAGTTAATTTGCTCAACGAGATTTTTTCCAAGTTTGACGAACTCACAGAAAAACACGGTTTAGAAAAAATCAAAACCATTGGCGACGCTTATATGGTAGTAGGCGGATTGCCCGTTCCCAAAGAAAATAGCGCAGAAGCTATTGCGGAAATGGCACTGGATATGCAAGCAGCGATCGCCCATTTGCAAACGAAATATAGGGAACAATTACAAATCCGTATCGGCATTAATACTGGATCGGTAGTAGCAGGTGTAATTGGCATGAAAAAATTTATTTACGACCTCTGGGGAGATGCGGTAAATGTAGCTTCTCGGATGGAATCATCGGGTATACCGGGCAAAATTCAAGTAACAGAAGTTAGTTACCAAAGTTTAAAAAACCGCTATGAGTTCGAGAAACGCGGAGAAGTAGCTGTTAAAGGTAGGGGAGAGATGACCACTTACTGGTTAGTTGGAAAGATATTAGCTAAATAA
- a CDS encoding 5-formyltetrahydrofolate cyclo-ligase, with the protein MEKAQLRRSLLKQRQSMLPEEWRKKSDRISTNLLSSPLFTEAKTILAYFSFRQEPDLSILFTDRHQWGFPRCVDKSLSWHIWKPGEPLQKGAYDIFEPHPELPILNADEVDLILVPSVACDVRGYRLGYGGGYYDRLLSSPEWASKPTIGIIFEFACLQELPVDPWDKPLKAICTERQLILSEN; encoded by the coding sequence ATGGAAAAAGCGCAACTTAGACGATCGCTTCTCAAACAACGTCAATCTATGCTACCAGAAGAATGGAGAAAAAAGAGCGATCGCATTTCCACTAATCTCTTATCTTCTCCTCTGTTCACTGAAGCAAAAACCATTCTCGCTTATTTCAGTTTTCGACAAGAACCCGATCTGAGTATTCTATTTACCGATCGTCACCAATGGGGATTTCCTAGATGCGTTGACAAATCTCTTTCCTGGCATATCTGGAAGCCCGGAGAACCGCTGCAAAAAGGTGCTTATGACATTTTTGAACCTCACCCGGAGTTGCCCATTTTAAACGCCGATGAGGTAGATTTAATACTTGTTCCGTCAGTGGCTTGTGACGTGCGGGGATATCGACTGGGATATGGCGGCGGTTATTACGATCGCCTTCTCAGTTCTCCTGAGTGGGCATCAAAGCCTACAATTGGCATTATATTTGAATTTGCGTGTCTTCAGGAATTACCCGTAGACCCTTGGGACAAACCCTTGAAAGCTATTTGTACCGAAAGACAGTTAATTTTAAGTGAAAATTAG
- a CDS encoding carbohydrate ABC transporter permease produces MKILKIEKLENKSNRINRSNQWKYVWMYGGLSAIAFLMLFPLLWLISTAFKSPTENIFQFPPQLIPSQPTLDNFVTVWQTNPFGQYLFNSILVAFLTVSLNLLFCSLAAYPLARLNFAGREAIFAAIVSTIMIPFQIVMIPLYILTVQIGLRNTYLGIIFPSIASAFGIFLLRQAFQGVPKELEEAGRMDGCSELGIWWFVMLPAIRPALVTLAIFVFIGSWSDFLWPLIVVDRPEYYTLPVGVAMLAGTFSLDWRLIAAGSVISIAPILLFFLFMQRYIVQTESGSGVKG; encoded by the coding sequence ATGAAAATTCTCAAAATTGAAAAGCTAGAAAATAAGAGTAACAGGATAAACCGATCTAACCAGTGGAAATATGTTTGGATGTATGGGGGATTAAGCGCGATCGCGTTTTTAATGCTGTTTCCCTTATTATGGTTAATTAGTACCGCTTTCAAATCCCCAACGGAAAATATTTTTCAATTTCCGCCGCAATTAATACCAAGTCAACCTACCTTAGATAACTTTGTCACGGTTTGGCAAACCAACCCATTTGGGCAGTATTTATTTAACAGTATACTAGTTGCTTTTCTCACAGTTAGCTTAAACTTATTATTCTGTTCTCTGGCTGCTTATCCATTAGCGAGATTGAATTTTGCAGGAAGAGAAGCTATTTTCGCCGCTATTGTTTCTACCATCATGATTCCCTTCCAAATCGTGATGATACCTTTATATATTTTAACCGTACAAATTGGTTTAAGAAATACTTACTTAGGCATCATCTTTCCTAGCATAGCATCCGCTTTTGGCATTTTCTTACTGCGACAAGCATTTCAAGGAGTGCCAAAAGAATTAGAAGAAGCTGGCAGAATGGATGGCTGTTCGGAATTAGGAATTTGGTGGTTCGTAATGCTTCCCGCCATTCGTCCTGCGCTGGTAACTTTAGCGATATTTGTCTTTATTGGTTCTTGGAGCGACTTCCTCTGGCCTTTAATTGTAGTCGATCGTCCGGAGTATTATACATTGCCAGTAGGGGTAGCAATGTTAGCAGGTACGTTTTCTTTAGATTGGCGTTTAATTGCAGCGGGATCGGTAATTTCGATCGCCCCAATATTGTTGTTTTTCTTATTCATGCAGCGTTACATCGTGCAAACAGAATCAGGTAGCGGCGTAAAGGGATAA